One Oncorhynchus kisutch isolate 150728-3 linkage group LG13, Okis_V2, whole genome shotgun sequence DNA window includes the following coding sequences:
- the LOC109906386 gene encoding retinol-binding protein 1 yields MSKPNYTGTFHMVSQDNFENYLAALDINFALRKIVCMLKPTKQIVHDPATGSMKIRTLTTFKDFDMDFKLGQVFTEDLGPVDGRVCQTTVDWEGDKLVCVQRGEKEGRGWTHWLEGDKLHLEMRVGDVVARQLFKKAD; encoded by the exons ATGTCTAAACCAAATTACACAGGAACATTTCACATGGTGTCTCAAGATAACTTCGAGAACTACCTAGCAGCTTTGG aTATTAATTTTGCCTTGCGGAAGATAGTGTGTATGTTGAAGCCCACTAAACAGATAGTCCACGACCCGGCCACGGGCAGTATGAAGATCCGCACACTCACCACCTTTAAGGACTTTGATATGGATTTCAAACTGGGTCAGGTCTTCACCGAGGACCTGGGACCTGTGGATGGACGAGTCTGTCAG ACCACAGTGGACTGGGAGGGTGATAAGCTGGTGTGTgttcagagaggagagaaggagggaagaggatgGACACACTGGCTGGAGGGAGACAAGCTACACCTG GAGATGAGAGTTGGAGATGTGGTCGCCAGGCAACTCTTCAAGAAGGCCGACTGA